In Ostrea edulis chromosome 10, xbOstEdul1.1, whole genome shotgun sequence, one genomic interval encodes:
- the LOC125678017 gene encoding galanin receptor type 1-like — protein MDTSKRNITSSVTVQDIGGTFTIIVETATIVVNIMPLVVIIRGRTYRMRSTTDDIILILSLLYIFSALIPSPIAHISYFKHTWIGGELSCKLYQTLMHTSYLSVLSTIAVLIVNQTLQVFHFLNMREYSHLQSAKCKVACIILLNVLASVIISTMPIVGLGPATFQSGQCEFWLSQKLGSVNEYAFLMLFLCYGACNILLMSTALIISLCCKNLIKRKICINNDMQQSDIQWHVIGSRVLTGNNLVFAVSVPVLITWVPTMVLVLMRQIDATVSDVSILYAILSTSVSGMVNPIIYGLCDANFRRGYRRLFKVLCNIKQMTPITDRRVVRSRSGLETLAPDSTSQQPVRSSSSIGFLNSAFECQATLDQTTRPTATNGLEQILTEEATLPSEGTNLLTVKSDPNESCVILDDSSSVVLSEDMDSYEEISSGGSSEEEEEEEEEEDCLEKETFI, from the exons ATGGATACAAGTAAAAGAAACATTACAAGCAGTGTGACTGTTCAGGACATTGGTGGGACATTTACCATTATCGTGGAGACTGCCACCATCGTTGTTAATATCATGCCTTTGGTAGTGATCATTAGAGGAAGAACATATCGCATGCGATCAACAACGGATGATATAATTCTAATTCTAAGTCTATTATACATTTTCTCTGCTTTGATTCCGTCTCCAATTGCACATATCAGTTATTTCAAACATACCTGGATTGGAGGAGAGTTATCCTGCAAACTGTACCAAACACTAATGCACACGTCCTACCTTTCCGTCTTGTCCACTATAGCAGTGTTGATTGTTAATCAAACATTGCAAGTTTTCCATTTTCTAAATATGAGAGAATATTCACATCTACAAAGTGCAAAATGCAAAGTCGCTTGTATCATATTGCTAAACGTCTTGGCTTCTGTCATCATTTCCACAATGCCCATTGTAGGGCTTGGACCGGCGACATTTCAAAGTGGACAGTGTGAGTTTTGGCTCAGTCAGAAACTTGGAAGTGTCAACGAATATGCGTTTCTAATGTTATTCCTGTGTTATGGAGCTTGTAATATCCTACTAATGTCTACGGCTCTCATCATCTCCCTCTGTTGTAAAAATCTCATCAAAAGAAAAATCTGTATCAACAACGACATGCAACAAAGCGACATCCAGTGGCACGTCATAGGATCGCGCGTTTTGACCGGAAATAATCTAGTTTTCGCAGTTTCAGTCCCTGTATTAATCACCTGGGTGCCCACAATG GTCCTTGTTCTTATGAGACAAATTGATGCGACTGTCAGTGATGTATCGATTTTGTACGCCATACTCAGTACTTCCGTTTCCGGTATGGTAAACCCCATCATTTATGGACTCTGTGATGCCAACTTCCGGCGGGGCTATCGACGACTATTCAAAGTTCTCTGCAACATCAAACAAATGACACCGATTACTG ATCGGCGTGTAGTGCGATCCAGATCCGGATTAGAAACACTGGCTCCGGATTCAACATCTCAACAACCAGTGCGTTCTTCTTCTTCCATTGGATTCCTAAATTCCGCATTTGAATGTCAAGCAACATTAGACCAAACAACCCGCCCGACGGCTACCAATGGACTAGAGCAAATCTTGACAGAAGAAGCGACCTTACCTTCAGAAGGGACCAATCTTTTGACAGTTAAAAGTGATCCGAATGAATCCTGTGTTATTCTTGATGACTCCTCCTCGGTGGTTTTATCAGAGGATATGGATTCGTATGAGGAAATTTCCTCAGGAGGCTCTAGTGAGGAAGAGGAggaagaggaggaggaggaggactGTCTCgaaaaagaaacatttatataa